The genomic region TCTTTGATACTTTCTTTTCGTTTCTTCTCATTAGTGAGGATGTGCTAGATCAGTTCTAGCAAATCCGggcaaaatattttttcatatcattATATCCTAATATACCATCTTTTTTACACTTTCTTCTCTGTCCTATAGtactcatattttaatatttacataataaaggatagtttttgaaattgaatacaagttgttgattttttatttttaatttctattacctttaaacttaatttatttaaatacttgCAATTGAAACACAGAAAAGGAGAATAcatatatctattttaaatagaGGAGAATGAATACATGGTGAAAACTTTTGTTGCTGTTTGAActggaaaataaatattttaaacttacttataaaataaatattaattgtgaGTCATTTTAGACTATCCACTCTAAGATTTTTCAATTTGGACGAAAGAAAGTGAaatcaacaataaaatcatcttaagcaaaataataaaattcaattaaataatacatttagaagtaaattatttttttgtaccTTTTCTAACCATAATCTAACTTTTGTAAACACATAAAAAgccttaaatatgtttttagttcctatactttgaggcgattttggttttagtccctctttcaaactaaggtacaatttagtctttcaactttagaaaattctggttttagtcctttttaccaaatgttttaaattttatttgttgtttcaaacgcgtttctcagttaacattgaagcaaaaatgtgtgaaacagtgtaaacaatccaaatgctataatgaaacgtgcttgaaacagcaaataaagttaaaaaaatttggtaaaaaagactaaagcCAGAATTTtctctaaagttgaaggactaaatcgtatcttagtttgaaagatgaactaaaaccaaaatcgtctcacaatataagaactaaaaacatatttaatcctacataaaaaaatatagttaccTACTAAGAGTTTTAAAGTTCAGAACTTTGATTAAGCTAATAAATTGCGTAAAATGCATTATGGAAAAGCATTTCAGAAACAAAGTTTTAAACgtaaatactttaattaattgaaatgaaatacTTTAAACTCTGACGAAAGAACAAATAAGTGCAATAGGAAAAACTCATACTCTTAATCTTAACATTTTAAGTAAtccaagtgaaaaaaaaaatgtaaatttaagaaagggaagtgcaagaaaaataaataattcaataaactaataagaaaatatttcaattaattgaagcacaaatataaagaagagaaatctgaataatgaatatttgatttaaattaatgaataagGATGAGTGTTTTGGTAAGTGAGATGGATGGTATCCATTGAGTATTTAGTCAAAGTTAATTAGatgttgaaaacaaaaataataaatgtgaaGACCCCTTTTCTTACACACACTTTTGCTTACAACCTCTTTTTCTCTCCTTGCTCATTTCATTCCCTTTCCAGAATTCAGTAAATTGAACCATTTGATCTCCCTCTTGTAGCTAACTAAAGCACCTCGACACCCAAGGTTTCCATTGACACCGAATCATTCTGCTGTCAACAGAGGGTAAGTGttttccctcttttcttcttctttgagtCTTAGAACATGCAACCCACTAATTGCATGTGCTCTTGATTCCTTCCTTTTCGaatatctttttcaatttcagcTTTAAAAGCTGTTTTAATCACAAATTCTGCGATCTATAGGGTTGGGAGAAAATTCTAGAATTTTAGAAGGAAACATAGAAGAACTCTTGAGCTGTTCTGTATGAAatccaggtaagggaagctggattcttttagtttaattgtagaatgctaaatttatttatttgattgtatggagaattatttgaattgaaatgCATGGGTGAAATTTGTATGAATTGATACGGCTTTTGCTTGAATGAATGAATGCATgtattgaaaatgatatttttgatTTGTGTTTGATGAGAGTGGATAATAGAAGGATTCTGAATGGTAGGATTCGGTGTAGGTTGACAATGGTATGGTTTTAGGGTGATAATTCAGTTCTGCAAGTTTTCAGTAAATGACTAAGTCATTTTTCAGCTTTTGAGTCCAATTAAGAGAATTTGGGTGGTGAGTTTTAGAAATAAGGGTCCAACTCTGAAATAGATACTTAGGACAGCTTAGGATAGTTAATTGTGACTTATAGGAGATGTACAATTGATCTAAAACAACTTATAAATGGTAAATTTCGAATTGAGCCTCTAGGTAGATCAAATGAGTATTTTAGATCTAATTTCCTTGCATATCTCTTAGAGTTTTGAGTTAGGATGGTGTGTGAGACTTCAAACAAGTTAGATTCAACTTGTATTTCGATTTAGGAGTGTCCAAAGttcaccaaaaggcctaaaacaaaacttagggggtagagttgctcaattatgcagaaaatcTGCATAATTCACGCTGGGCGCCATTTCCTGCTGTTTCCAGCAGGAAAAGTCACGTTGGGCGCCCCTAAATGGCGCTGGGCGCAGTTTTCTGCTGTTGCGTTTGTTTTTTACAGTTTGGGGGGTTCCGGACGTctgttttggacgttctttaggtcgttctgggggtttttgacccttccggagccattggtgagggtttccaagctatttgaattacctaagtattggtaatttaagattataaggatatttgtattaataagtgatgtttttctgaaaatatgtaattcttgttttctcttcctttcttgtgTGATGATCTAGGtatcttttcttgtttattttgtatgattaCTTCCAGTATTATGAGATTAATTCATGCTTAATTCTGTAAGaaactaaactaatataaaacattcatgGTATGAAATCAAAAGTATGAAAGTGAGTAAAGTCAGTGTGGAATGTAATGTGATTTAAGTacatctctaggtgagatcaaatTAAGTTATGAGAATGAATATATGAAGCTCaatcttgggtgtctccattttatatgggccaagaaTGAGTGATTCAAGTTAAGTTCTGAaatgaatataggtagctcagtcttgggggttgcccttaatgctctaatgactattcaatctcacttagagaagattagtTCATGTGGTGAAGAGTAGTAAAgggtcctagtcttggttgtctccattgtatatgggccaaggtgagtgataacggactaaccttgtgtgtggtagggtgaaacccattggcaatggttttgcaaagcagtagaggccaccacaagtgcataacccgccatagctcgatattcattccgggtccggacgagtctaagtcTAACACTATCTAATAAAACTATAACTCATAACTTATTAAAACTGTATTTCTGTGATTGCGATTACTTGTATGccttttttactttgtttaaattgtattgGACTTGTATTCTTTTGAATTATAGCTTACCCTTGCgtgtgtgttgtttgttttgtctgtgtttattttcttttgcaatgatcatccaaatttggatgtgagcagGGATTGCAGAGGTTCCTTTGGAGCAAGTATTAGATGAAGTTGATGCCGCTGAGACTCCAGATACTGCTGAGTAGTTAGGACGTTTATGTTCATATGTATAtactttagttttcttttatctcacttccttttgaaagactttatGACTATATGTAGAgcttttacatttcattttggatgactgtattataTATACTTCATCTAACTCTATTCTTGACTGCTTTACTTTATTACATATGATGCATTCCACTCAATAtgatttatacatatattttatggATGTTACAATAAATATGTAgttaatgaattatttattattttattttgaatttctatttatattattatttaatagactttttattaatgattaacTAAATATAACGAATCGGGATTAAGTTgttaatcataataatttttagaataaatttgttttacctTGGTTATTTggttattatgttattaatgtaCTTTTGATTATCTGATCCAGTGGAATTTCAATAGATTTGTTGATTAATCGTTTGATTACCAATTGATCGAACAAGATATATTGTAAAAAGACTCCTAAACTCAAGCATCATCTAAGTTGTGAAGGAGTTTATAGTTTGGCTACTCAATATTATGGTGAATTATAGcatataattatgttttcaacAAGGAAACTTCTTCATACTTGTCTAATAtctcattcattcattttcctctaacattaaaaataaagtatgaaaaataattagaaagcttttttattgaaaacacaattATACATATTGAGTAGTCAAATTACAAAACTATTCTTTATTAtgttgatattaaaatatgagaACTATAGGAACAAAATACTATAGCCAAAGATGGTATTAGAAAATaatgatatgaaaaaatattctaCCCGAATTTACTAGAAGTTGTCTAGCACATCCTTACTaataagaagaaacaaaaaggaagCATCAAAGAAAAGTAATATTTCACAATATTACTTGTAATAGATTAGGATATAATCCATTATATTCAATCTTTAAACCTAAATATAAttgattgtattatatattataataaatttatacaatataattaatatagaaaggttaataataaaataatttatatattaataattatatgtataataattaattaaatataaaaaacaataataattaaaataaaaataaataaaagtaatttgattagtttataaatttttaaaaggtatTATCTCAATTAAATCTGTagcaaattttcatttaaaaaaattttattctccttcattctttattttctctcttaatttgaaaattcaattttcaatctATTTCCGTGGCTTTCTTTGCTGGGATTTACAACCTAATCCTACACACCTTCAATACTTCAACGTCATTTTAAAGGATTAATACAGTAACACTACATtttctatataataatattaaattaataccagtagtttataattaattacttatgctaaattttaattttctagaaaaatcatatataaccTTCTGCTTATAGATTCACTGAGAAAATTGATTTGATCTCTATTGAAGTAATTTGCCTCTGGGAATCATTGTCACAAACTTCCCGCCATAATCCTTTTCCTTTCCCGCGACGATGTTAACAAATTCTTTTCTAAAGAAATCAAGCAGTTGGGATTCCATTTTCCTTTCCCTCGTAACCTAAGGAATTAATTTCATCACTTACACtccaaataatttcaaaacaacacTCAGATTCAAGAGTCCAATACTCAGAAACCAAGTACTATTCAACCTTGGAAACAATGTCAATGTGTCACAATTTCCAACAAACAATATTCCATGTTTTTAAACTGAAAGTCGAACATTTCAACCACCATAGGAAATCTCCCAAACATGTCATTAATCTCTCAAAACCTAAAAACATGTTCTTCATCCTTCAAAACCTACAAGTTAGAATATTTCAAAACCCTTTCATCTGCCACAAATGCATCAGTTTGTGTCCGAAACTATGGAAAATAGCAAAGTATGGGTGATATCATTTTATAGTGCACAGacagaatataaaaaaattaacaaacaagttCATCTAACTCCAAGAAGCAATGTCAAAGTCGCTAGATGAAATCgagttttataaataacaattatgttaaaaacttaataacGGGAAACCCACAATTACATCCATCTTTCTTCTAGCATCACAGCGTTCTCTATAAACAACATTCCTGACAGAGACTCTAACTACAATTACAAATCAAGAAGATCAAAAACCTACGAAACAGAGAGTCAAGATCGaataaaattaaggttttttttttaaaaacaaaggcAGATTTAAGAGTCGTCGTCAGCTCCACCACTCTTTGATGAAGCCCCAGCTTTCTTGGGAAGCAGGAGATTGTGAATGTTAGGCATAACACCACCGTTTGCAATGGTGACATCGCCAAGAAGCTTGCTCAACTCTTCATCGTTCCTCACCGCCAATTGAATGTGGCGAGGAACAATCCTCGTCTTTTTGTTATCTCTTGCAGCATTTCCAGCCAACTCAAGAACCTGAAAAAATCAAACTCCAAACTGTTAATTGAAGCCAGAATAAAATGGAATTTCAAATCATCCAATTGTTggtaaatatatgtttattccTCAAATAGGGAAAATGAACCTCACCAAAATTCAAACCCTAGATCTAACCACATCAAGCGATAATCTATATTCAAACTAGGAATTACCTCAGCAGCAAGATACTCAAGGACGGCTGCGAGGTAGACAGGAGCACCAGCACCAACACGCTCAGCATACTTGCCGGCCTTGAGAAATCTGGCTATACGACCGACCGGAAATTGAAGACCAGCTTTGCTGCTCCTGGAGGTGGCCTTCTTAGCAGCGCTGGATCCTAGGGTTTTGCCTCGTCCTGCCATTGATGAACCCTTACGTAGTTACCAGAACCCAAACAAAAAGGTTTGAAATGCTAGAAGTCCCCTTGCAGTAAAGTTCCACTGGGTcaggtaaaagaaagaaagagtgtATTTGAAGCTGAAGTTGAGAAGTTTATATAGTGGACTGCGTGTAAACTCAGCCAATGAGAGTGAAAGACACGGATAGGTAATGCCTACCGTTGGATTGTACTTTTACAAACGGTTCAGATATTGCATAAGATGGGTTTGGGAAGAGGATTTGAATTAAGTGAACCACTGTAATAATGTGGCTAGTGGTACCCAATCTGTATTTAAtgtacatataaatatattatatccatctttaacttaattatcaaaataatttatgatatttattatagatataatgtctcattaaaataattaatgaacgAAAAGTtttaaatggaaagaaaaattgaacaaCTTGGAACTATCcactttcattttaattttgtacaaaaattttatagtaaaaacTCTAACTAATTAGGATATTCTATaccattatataaaaatacataatttatactcattttactctttcaaaaaatattgtttataataattaatttatcaattaaatctttgatttttttaaattgttttttttatttgaacactttttttaaatataaatatattttaaaattaaaataattatttattataataaagtataGTAATCACATATAATACACGAacccatatataaatatatatatatatatatatatatatatatatatatatatatataatattttatgttcttttacCTAAAGTCTCTGAAAATACTTTGATAAACTCATGTCAAATTAGATTTATTTTggatataaataaacataacacATAGCAGATATAACATCTATTTTATATCTTAAGCAAAGACTATTctataatatgatttaaaaaaaaataaaaaatattgaaatattttaaaatttgaactaatattagacaagatataaaaaattaactattatttatGTCCTATCTAATTACTGGGAAAATAAAGAATTGatagaatttcaatataaatttatgtcttttatattattaaagataataaataaatagttaaatttaaatacaaatttaagttgcacttaaaaaataacataataataaaaatgttattcctaaatttattattttaaattttgaatttaaaatgtagaatttatttttcaatctaatttaaataaattttgtaaataacaaaattaaatgaatattttatatactttaaatatatttttaactaattaaaaaagtaaaatatatttagtcatTCAAAAAATTCAATCTCTTGTAtcattgtataattttttatataaacaaacaatcaagtttattaaaaaaatttaaaatatttatgttagttTCATTTAAATGATTAGtgttatgataaattaaaaatacttaaatttatcataaattaggatttaattgtattatcttatattgaaaattaacatttcttttaaaatttcaattaaaacttTCTAATCGAAaactttttaatcttataaatgttTTGGATTTCAACTAATATAAGTTAAGGtcaaattgatatatatatatatatatatatatatatatatatgcttatgtctgtttttcagttggtacattttaataatgtgtaccgcattatagtagataaaaataccctcatatattatggactctaagttttaaagtcaatgatatttaaataattttcattttcaaaacaaaaaaaaaaaaaaagaaacccccaaacccttactcacttctctcattcctctcaactctttcatctctctcactcaaacattttctttgtcatgtcTACTGTAATcccacttaaaaaaaatcagaaacactggcggttaaacaatttcttacaaaaaaatgattttataatgagttttcattttatattttttgtcttatttaattttatctaattttcacaagtataatgacatatgaaggaattggtaattcttctggaaaaaatcagaaacattcgctattaaacaatttcttacaaaaaatgattttataatgagttttcattttataatttttgtcttatgtaatttttacaagcataatgacatcagaaGGATTTGGTAATTGGCCtaaaggttttttaagagatgacgatTCAACCTCTggagatgatgaaattagagcggttagtgaagatgatgaaattgaagagatcttaaATGAACATTTGCCTGAAGGCggcgaatatgccaatgactcaactctttacaaaggtaaattgtttcacgatgagtattttttttttttcagctgGATCTAtcataggatgatagagaaaaggttggagtgagagagataaaagataaaggattgagaggaatgagagaggtgaatAAAGATttgggatttctttttttttagttttaagaataaaaatatctttgactttaaaacttaaaatttataatatatgagagtatttttgtgtactataatctggtacacattgttaaaatgtatcaactgaaaaacaagcgTTCGTGCGTTaacaaacctatatatataatataaacatagTTATAACATTCTCgtatatttacaataaaataaagggaaaatgtcaaaataaatttttgtaattaaacttaaaaatacatttttaaattaatgtaaattttaaaattaaagtaaaactaaTGTTATACTTAGCGTTCGCGCATTaacaaacctatatatataatataataaaataaaggaaaaatgtcaaaataaatttttgtaattaaacttaaaaatacatttttaaattaatgtaaattttaaaattaaagtaaaactaaTGTTATACTTTGTAAAACAAGCCTTCGCGCATTaacaaacctatatatataatataaacacaGTTATAACATTATGgtatatttacaataaaataaagagaaaatgtcaaaataaatttttgtaattaaacttaaaaatacatttttaaattaatgtaaattttaaaattaaagtaaaactaaTGATATACtttgtattataatttggcgtaaaaataaacataaattgaagtcaaaatcaattttatattaagctaaaacattattatactttttaacagaaagttacttttaaaatgataatactttaaaataagatactttaaaatttttaaaatttaagttcatctaatttgttttattttaattatttatttaaaagacataaatctgaaaatggaatatatatatatatatatatatataatttattcataatggATTTATCATTTCTAACTTTTCTTAGAAATCTGACTcgaaaagtttaaaatatttcttatttgtgatatttattcaatttcatttttagagTTGTTGTATTTGTTTGTACATAATATATTTACGCTTCTTCATCCTTAGACACATGCTTTAAAAATAGTTTCATATAAGGAATGTTAGTATTTGCCGAGTAACTGAAAAATTACtgtaataattaatgaataatttaaaaccCATTCAAAACATTTGTTGTTACTCTGAAAATATTAACTTGggtatttaaattattacactcttttttcttaaactttgtTTGTATGATTTGTAAAACAACATTAATTACCATTCCATCAATTACATTTTTACTCTTCATCAAATACTGAAtcaatttacatataaatatattatttataatatataaactgtatatatgtgtaaataaaataataaatacgtTTTGGTagtattctattttaaatttaaattatccttaataaatatacatatatattctGTCATGatctaataatttattaaattaactcattttttttgtcttttattacacagttttttttaatctctgtcaattaacaattaacttatttaatatttataaaatttatctaaatcccgaaaatatattttcttttattacaaccttaattaagaattttattaccccttcaaataatatattgtattttggaaaatttaaacataaaacttgctaagaattattatttatactctttaatattctaattctttttacacatcaaaatatttaatttttaaatgtcaatgtcttttttatactaaatatttgataa from Vigna radiata var. radiata cultivar VC1973A unplaced genomic scaffold, Vradiata_ver6 scaffold_23, whole genome shotgun sequence harbors:
- the LOC106778542 gene encoding probable histone H2A.3, yielding MAGRGKTLGSSAAKKATSRSSKAGLQFPVGRIARFLKAGKYAERVGAGAPVYLAAVLEYLAAEVLELAGNAARDNKKTRIVPRHIQLAVRNDEELSKLLGDVTIANGGVMPNIHNLLLPKKAGASSKSGGADDDS